A region from the Equus asinus isolate D_3611 breed Donkey chromosome 3, EquAss-T2T_v2, whole genome shotgun sequence genome encodes:
- the TLR2 gene encoding toll-like receptor 2 yields the protein MPHALWTVWVLGAVISLSKEGVPDQPSSLSCDPTGVCDGRSRSLNSIPSGLTAAVKSLDLSNNKIASVGNSDLWKCVNLKALRLGSNDINTIEEDSFSSLRSLEHLDLSNNHLSNLSSAWFRPLSSLKFLNLLGSTYKTLGETSLFSHLTNLRILKVGNIHFTEIQGKDFAGLTFLEELEIDATNLQRYEPKSFKSIQNISHLILRMKQPVLLPEIILDTLSSLEYLELRDTHLNTFHFAEVSDPETNTLIKKFTFRNVKITDESFDEIVKLLNYISGVSEAEFDECTLDGLGEFRTPDIDKIKVIGKLETLTIRRLRIPQFYLFRDLSSIYSLTERVKRITIENSKVFLVPCSLSQHLKSLEYLDLSDNLMVEEYLKNSACERAWPSLQTLILRQNHLTSLGKTGETLLTLKNLTKLDISKNSFHSMPETCQWPEKMKYLNLSSIRIDRLTQCIPQTLEVLDISNNNLNSFSLILPQVKELYISRNKLKTLPDASFLPMLLVMRISRNTINTFSKEQLDSFQELKTLEAGGNNFICSCEFLSFTQEEQALDQILIDWPENYLCDSPSHVRGQRVQDTHLSVSECHRTALVSAVCCALFLSILLTGVLCHHFHGLWYMKMMWAWLQAKRKPRTAPQRDICYDAFVSYSERDSYWVENLMVQELEHFNPPFKLCLHKRDFIPGKWIIDNIIDSIEKSHKTIFVLSENFVKSEWCKYELDFSHFRLFDENNDAAILILLEPIEKKAIPQRFCKLRKIMNTKTYLEWPTDEAQQEGFWLNLRAAIKS from the coding sequence ATGCCACATGCTTTGTGGACGGTGTGGGTCTTAGGGGCCGTAATCAGCCTCTCCAAGGAAGGGGTCCCTGATCAGCCTTCTTCTCTGTCTTGTGATCCCACTGGTGTCTGCGATGGCCGCTCCAGATCTTTAAACTCCATCCCCTCAGGCCTCACGGCAGCTGTGAAAAGTCTTGACCTGTCCAACAACAAGATCGCCTCTGTCGGCAACAGTGACCTGTGGAAGTGTGTGAACCtcaaggccctgaggctggggtCCAATGACATCAACACCATAGAGGAAGACTCTTTTTCCTCCCTGAGGAGTCTTGAACATTTGGACTTGTCCAATAATCACTTATCTAATTTATCGTCCGCCTGGTTCAGGcccctttcttctttaaaattcttaaacTTACTGGGAAGCACTTACAAAACACTCGGGGAAACATCTCTTTTTTCTCATCTCACCAATTTGCGAATCCTGAAAGTGGGAAATATTCACTTCACTGAGATTCAGGGAAAGGATTTTGCTGGGCTCACTTTCCTTGAAGAACTTGAGATTGATGCTACAAATCTCCAGCGGTATGAGCCCAAGAGTTTCAAATCAATTCAGAACATCAGTCATTTGATCCTTCGTATGAAGCAGCCTGTTTTACTGCCAGAGATTATTCTAGATACTTTGAGTTCCTTGGAATATTTGGAACTGAGAGATACTCATTTAAACACTTTCCATTTTGCAGAAGTATCTGACCCTGAAACCAATACATTGATTAAAAAGTTCACATTTAGAAATGTGAAAATCACTGATGAAAGTTTTGATGAAATTGTGAAGCTGTTGAATTATATTTCTGGAGTGTCAGAAGCAGAGTTTGATGAGTGTACTCTTGATGGGCTTGGTGAATTTAGGACACCGGATATAGACAAAATTAAAGTTATAGGTAAGCTAGAGACATTAACGATACGGAGGTTGCGTATTCCACAGTTTTACTTATTTCGTGATCTGAGTAGTATTTATTCACTTACAGAAAGAGTTAAAAGGATCACAATAGAAAATAGTAAGGTTTTTCTGGTTCCTTGTTCACTTTCACAACATTTAAAATCATTAGAATATTTGGATCTCAGTGACAATTTAATGGTTGAGGAATACTTGAAAAACTCAGCCTGTGAGCGTGCCTGGCCCTCCCTCCAAACCTTAATTTTAAGGCAAAATCATTTGACGTCATTAGGAAAAACTGGAGAAACTTTGCTTACTCTGAAAAACCTGACTAAACTTGACATCAGCAAGAACAGTTTTCATTCTATGCCTGAAACTTGTCAGTGGCcagaaaagatgaaatatttgaatttatcCAGCATAAGAATAGATCGTTTAACCCAATGCATTCCCCAGACACTAGAAGTTTTAGATATTAGCAATAACAATCTcaattcattttctttgattttgccACAAGTCAAAGAACTTTATATTTCCAGAAATAAGTTGAAGACTCTACCAGATGCCTCCTTCTTACCCATGTTATTAGTCATGAGAATCAGCAGAAACACAATAAATACTTTCTCTAAGGAGCAACTTGATTCTTTTCAAGAACTGAAGACTTTGGAAGCTGGTGGCAACAATTTCATTTGCTCCTGTGAGTTCCTGTCTTTCACTCAGGAGGAGCAGGCACTGGACCAGATCCTGATCGACTGGCCAGAAAACTACCTGTGTGACTCTCCCTCCCACGTGCGGGGCCAGCGGGTTCAGGACACTCATCTCTCGGTCTCTGAATGCCACAGGACAGCTCTGGTGTCTGCTGTGTGCTGTGCCCTTTTCCTGTCGATCCTGCTCACTGGGGTTCTGTGTCACCATTTCCATGGACTGTGGTACATGAAAATGATGTGGGCCTGGCTCCAGGCCAAAAGGAAGCCCAGGACAGCTCCCCAAAGGGACATCTGTTATGACGCCTTCGTGTCTTACAGTGAACGGGACTCCTACTGGGTGGAGAACCTCATGGTCCAGGAGCTGGAGCACTTCAACCCTCCCTTTAAGTTGTGTCTTCATAAGCGGGACTTTATTCCTGGCAAATGGATTATTGACAATATCATTGACTCGATTGAAAAGAGCCACAAAACCATCTTTGTGCTTTCTGAAAACTTTGTGAAGAGTGAGTGGTGTAAGTACGAACTGGACTTCTCCCATTTTCGTCTCTTTGATGAGAACAATGATGCTGCCATTCTCATTCTTCTGGAGCCCATTGAGAAAAAGGCCATTCCCCAGCGTTTCTGTAAGCTGCGGAAGATAATGAACACCAAGACCTACCTGGAGTGGCCCACTGATGAAGCTCAGCAGGAGGGGTTTTGGTTAAATTTGAGAGCCGCCATAAAGTCCTAG